One stretch of Brachyhypopomus gauderio isolate BG-103 chromosome 8, BGAUD_0.2, whole genome shotgun sequence DNA includes these proteins:
- the pxmp4 gene encoding peroxisomal membrane protein 4: MARPDLFKTILYTTNSLLQQEKYKVALAVLKGFRNGAVYGAKIRAPHALVMTFLFRSGSLKSKLKAIAQATYMHSRNLAYFVFTYKGLQALQEHVQGKSRPYHSFLAACLGGWLVFGENNNINSQINMYLLSRILFALSRLAVEKGYVPQPKRDPFPLFATIVWGVVLWLFEYYPHTLQPSLQSSMTYLYHDSNVWHDISDFLIYNKPRT; the protein is encoded by the exons ATGGCAAGGCCAGACCTATTCAAAACGATACTGTACACAACGAACAGTTTACTTCAGCAAGAGAAATACAAAGTTGCACTTGCTGTCCTAAAAGGATTCAGGAATGGCGCCGT ATACGGTGCCAAGATTCGTGCACCACATGCCCTTGTGATGACGTTTCTTTTTAGAAGTGGAAG TCTGAAATCCAAACTGAAAGCCATAGCCCAAGCCACATATATGCACTCAAGGAACCTAGCCTACTTTGTGTTCACATATAAAGGACTACAGGCACTTCAGGAGCACGTTCAAGGAAAGAGCCGCCCGTATCACTCATTCTTAGCTGCTTGTCTTGGGGGTTGGCTGGTATTTGGAGAAAATAACAACATTAACAGCCAG ATAAACATGTACTTGCTGTCTAGAATTCTGTTTGCCTTGTCTCGCCTGGCTGTGGAGAAGGGCTACGTTCCCCAGCCCAAGAGAGACCCCTTCCCGCTGTTTGCCACCATCGTGTGGGGTGTTGTCCTCTGGCTGTTTGAGTACTACCCCCACACCCTGCAGCCATCACTCCAGTCCTCCATGACCTACCTCTACCACGACAGCAACGTGTGGCACGACATCTCCGATTTCCTTATTTACAACAAACCACGGACATGA